The following proteins are encoded in a genomic region of Gossypium hirsutum isolate 1008001.06 chromosome D05, Gossypium_hirsutum_v2.1, whole genome shotgun sequence:
- the LOC107905393 gene encoding protein DA1 isoform X3, with translation MNWIKKVFKGCAHKSSEGHYHGHYAEDRQFYAPSGSGDAWREHENEEIDRAIALSLLEESQKGRRVKDDKSQLEDDEQLARAIQESLNFEPPPQYENVNTYQPMPVHFPTGYSRICAGCNTEIGCGRFLNCLSAFWHPECFRCHACNLPISDYEFSMSGNYRFHKSCYKEQYHPKCDVCNHFISTNPAGLIEYRAHPFWMQKYCPSHEHDGTPRCCSCERMEPHDTGYVALNDGRKLCLECLDSAVMDTKQCQPLYLDIQEFYESLDMKVEQQVPLLLVERQALNDAREGEKNGHYHMPETRGLCLSEEQTVSTIRRRPRLGTGNRSMDMITEPYKLTRRCDVTAILILYGLPRLLTGSILAHEMMHAWMRLQGFRTLSQDVEEGICQVLAHMWLLTQFDSASDSNGAWTSSSSSSSRLKKGKRSQLERKLGEFFKHQIESDASPVYGDGFRAGHQAVYKYGLRNTLEHIRMTGRFPH, from the exons ATGAATTGGATTAAAAAAGTTTTTAAGGGGTGTGCCCATAAATCTTCAGAGGGACATTATCATGGACATTATGCCGAGGATCGTCAATTTTATGCACCTTCAGGCTCAGGG GATGCTTGGAGGGAGCATGAGAATGAAGAGATAGATCGTGCTATTGCCCTATCTCTTCTCGAGGAAAGTCAGAAGGGGAGAAGGGTAAAAG ATGATAAATCTCAACTAGAGGATGATGAGCAACTTGCAAGAGCTATACAAGAAAGTTTGAACTTTGAACCTCCTCCACAATACGAAAATGTAAATACTTATCAACCTATGCCAGTCCATTTTCCAACGGGATACAG taggaTTTGTGCGGGTTGCAATACCGAGATTGGTTGCGGAAGATTTCTAAATTGCCTCAGTGCATTTTGGCATCCAGAATGTTTCCGTTGCCATGCTTGCAATCTCCCAATTTCTGATTATGAG TTCTCTATGTCTGGTAATTACCGTTTTCATAAATCTTGCTACAAGGAGCAGTACCATCCAAAATGCGATGTCTGCAACCACTTT ATTTCAACAAACCCTGCTGGTCTTATTGAATATAGGGCACATCCTTTTTGGATGCAAAAGTACTGCCCTTCTCATGAGCATGACGGTACTCCACGATGCTGCAGCTGTGAACGAATGGAG CCACACGACACGGGATATGTTGCCCTTAATGATGGGCGGAAGCTCTGCCTAGAGTGTCTGGACTCTGCAGTTATGGATACTAAGCAATGCCAACCCCTTTATCTGGATatacaagaattttatgaaaGCTTAGATATGAAAGTGGAGCAGCAAGTTCCCTTACTCCTGGTTGAAAGGCAAGCTTTGAATGATGCCAGAGAGGGAGAAAAGAAT GGCCATTATCATATGCCAGAGACTAGAGGACTCTGCCTTTCCGAGGAACAAACTGTCAGCACT ATCCGAAGGCGACCAAGATTGGGGACAGGAAATCGTTCTATGGACATGATAACAGAGCCGTACAAATTAACTCGTCGATGTGATGTGACTGCAATTCTCATTCTTTATGGCCTGCCAAG GTTATTGACTGGGTCAATCTTAGCCCATGAGATGATGCATGCATGGATGCGACTTCAAG GTTTCCGGACTCTTAGTCAGGATGTCGAGGAGGGTATTTGTCAGGTATTGGCACACATGTGGTTACTTACCCAGTTCGACTCTGCTTCAGACAGCAACGGTGCATGGACTTCGTCATCGTCTTCAAGCAGTAGATTAAAAAAGGGCAAAAGATCTCAACTCGAGAGGAAGCTTGGGGAGTTCTTTAAGCACCAAATCGAATCAGATGCTTCCCCTGTATATGGAGATGGTTTCAGAGCAGGCCATCAGGCAGTTTATAAATATGGTCTTAGAAATACCCTTGAACATATTCGGATGACAGGGAGGTTCCCTCATTGA
- the LOC107905393 gene encoding protein DA1 isoform X2 — protein sequence MPGGNLIDYEQITFCIMNWIKKVFKGCAHKSSEGHYHGHYAEDRQFYAPSGSGDAWREHENEEIDRAIALSLLEESQKGRRVKDDKSQLEDDEQLARAIQESLNFEPPPQYENVNTYQPMPVHFPTGYRICAGCNTEIGCGRFLNCLSAFWHPECFRCHACNLPISDYEFSMSGNYRFHKSCYKEQYHPKCDVCNHFISTNPAGLIEYRAHPFWMQKYCPSHEHDGTPRCCSCERMEPHDTGYVALNDGRKLCLECLDSAVMDTKQCQPLYLDIQEFYESLDMKVEQQVPLLLVERQALNDAREGEKNGHYHMPETRGLCLSEEQTVSTIRRRPRLGTGNRSMDMITEPYKLTRRCDVTAILILYGLPRLLTGSILAHEMMHAWMRLQGFRTLSQDVEEGICQVLAHMWLLTQFDSASDSNGAWTSSSSSSSRLKKGKRSQLERKLGEFFKHQIESDASPVYGDGFRAGHQAVYKYGLRNTLEHIRMTGRFPH from the exons ATGCCAG GTGGAAATCTTATTGATTATGAGCAGATAACATTCTGCATTATGAATTGGATTAAAAAAGTTTTTAAGGGGTGTGCCCATAAATCTTCAGAGGGACATTATCATGGACATTATGCCGAGGATCGTCAATTTTATGCACCTTCAGGCTCAGGG GATGCTTGGAGGGAGCATGAGAATGAAGAGATAGATCGTGCTATTGCCCTATCTCTTCTCGAGGAAAGTCAGAAGGGGAGAAGGGTAAAAG ATGATAAATCTCAACTAGAGGATGATGAGCAACTTGCAAGAGCTATACAAGAAAGTTTGAACTTTGAACCTCCTCCACAATACGAAAATGTAAATACTTATCAACCTATGCCAGTCCATTTTCCAACGGGATACAG gaTTTGTGCGGGTTGCAATACCGAGATTGGTTGCGGAAGATTTCTAAATTGCCTCAGTGCATTTTGGCATCCAGAATGTTTCCGTTGCCATGCTTGCAATCTCCCAATTTCTGATTATGAG TTCTCTATGTCTGGTAATTACCGTTTTCATAAATCTTGCTACAAGGAGCAGTACCATCCAAAATGCGATGTCTGCAACCACTTT ATTTCAACAAACCCTGCTGGTCTTATTGAATATAGGGCACATCCTTTTTGGATGCAAAAGTACTGCCCTTCTCATGAGCATGACGGTACTCCACGATGCTGCAGCTGTGAACGAATGGAG CCACACGACACGGGATATGTTGCCCTTAATGATGGGCGGAAGCTCTGCCTAGAGTGTCTGGACTCTGCAGTTATGGATACTAAGCAATGCCAACCCCTTTATCTGGATatacaagaattttatgaaaGCTTAGATATGAAAGTGGAGCAGCAAGTTCCCTTACTCCTGGTTGAAAGGCAAGCTTTGAATGATGCCAGAGAGGGAGAAAAGAAT GGCCATTATCATATGCCAGAGACTAGAGGACTCTGCCTTTCCGAGGAACAAACTGTCAGCACT ATCCGAAGGCGACCAAGATTGGGGACAGGAAATCGTTCTATGGACATGATAACAGAGCCGTACAAATTAACTCGTCGATGTGATGTGACTGCAATTCTCATTCTTTATGGCCTGCCAAG GTTATTGACTGGGTCAATCTTAGCCCATGAGATGATGCATGCATGGATGCGACTTCAAG GTTTCCGGACTCTTAGTCAGGATGTCGAGGAGGGTATTTGTCAGGTATTGGCACACATGTGGTTACTTACCCAGTTCGACTCTGCTTCAGACAGCAACGGTGCATGGACTTCGTCATCGTCTTCAAGCAGTAGATTAAAAAAGGGCAAAAGATCTCAACTCGAGAGGAAGCTTGGGGAGTTCTTTAAGCACCAAATCGAATCAGATGCTTCCCCTGTATATGGAGATGGTTTCAGAGCAGGCCATCAGGCAGTTTATAAATATGGTCTTAGAAATACCCTTGAACATATTCGGATGACAGGGAGGTTCCCTCATTGA
- the LOC107905392 gene encoding protein LYK5, with the protein MCNFTMNLFLLCFLILDVFILYINAQQNYSGNSALECDNIDESGTSSAFLYTCNGQDRNCQAFLIYKAQPPFNSVPSISVLMSSDRAEIASINNVTEDTKFPTGKEVIIPVSCFCLGRYYQANTTFNISSIHGTYYTVGTEAYQGLTTCSSLIRANPQSEYKLVPGIELKVPLRCACPTSNQTESGTKYLVTYSFSFGDAIADISDRFNVSKKRIDDANGLEELQLPNPFTTILIPLPTAPSSSQTIIHKDQPLGPPLPFEEYSKNSNGSKQKLYGVGVGVAAGCFLLLLIIILFAAVKFNKKKDGVLQIGNERSTNYVLPADLRIEIARFDRGLRVFTFKEIKKATWNFSSKYRINGSVYSGSFGGKILAVKIMRRNASKVVQLLKNINHFNLIKLQGVCENHGVFYLLFEHMEKGSLRDWLCNQSTDEVGCWTRRIQIALDVANGLHYLHSFTKPAYVHGDINSSNILLNGGLRAKIANFSLAREVVSETRSATFRTRVTGTRGYLAPEFAQTGQVTSKIDVFAFGLVLLELITGKYATITQDRREILLFKTVVSIMEKDNAEAEIHSFIDPRLKCESRTELALRMAQLSVACLTEEPTKTPCMEEVVSVLSKMRADICK; encoded by the coding sequence ATGTGCAACTTCACCATGAATCTGTTCCTTTTATGCTTCCTCATACTTGATGTTTTCATTCTATACATAAATGCTCAACAAAACTACTCAGGGAACTCAGCTTTGGAGTGCGATAACATCGATGAATCGGGCACTTCTTCAGCATTTCTTTACACTTGCAATGGCCAAGATCGAAATTGCCAAGCCTTTCTTATCTATAAGGCTCAACCTCCTTTTAACTCAGTTCCCAGCATTTCGGTTCTCATGTCTTCGGACCGGGCTGAGATTGCTAGCATCAATAATGTAACTGAGGATACAAAGTTCCCAACCGGGAAAGAGGTGATCATCCCTGTAAGCTGTTTTTGTTTAGGCCGGTATTATCAGGCAAACACCACGTTTAACATCTCAAGCATCCATGGCACGTATTATACTGTAGGAACTGAGGCATACCAGGGATTAACCACATGCAGTTCCCTTATACGAGCTAATCCACAAAGCGAATACAAATTGGTTCctggaattgaattgaaagttCCACTTCGATGTGCATGTCCAACGAGTAATCAAACCGAGAGTGGAACAAAGTATCTAGTGACTTATTCTTTCAGCTTCGGGGATGCTATTGCAGATATAAGTGATAGATTCAATGTGAGCAAAAAGAGAATTGATGATGCAAATGGTTTGGAAGAGTTGCAACTTCCTAACCCTTTCACAACAATCCTAATTCCTCTGCCAACAGCACCTTCAAGCTCCCAAACCATAATTCACAAGGATCAGCCACTTGGTCCACCTCTTCCATTTGAAGAATACTCGAAAAACAGCAATGGATCGAAGCAGAAATTGTATGGAGTTGGAGTTGGAGTTGCAGCAGGTTGCTTTTTGCTTCTTCTTATCATCATCTTGTTCGCTGCTGTTAAGTTCAATAAGAAAAAGGACGGAGTTCTTCAAATTGGCAATGAAAGAAGTACAAATTATGTATTACCAGCTGACCTCCGTATTGAAATTGCAAGATTCGACCGAGGTTTAAGAGTGTTTACATTTAAGGAGATCAAGAAGGCTACATGGAATTTCAGTTCTAAGTATAGAATCAATGGTTCTGTCTATTCCGGCAGTTTCGGTGGGAAGATCCTGGCTGTTAAAATAATGAGACGAAATGCATCCAAGGTGGTACAATTGCTGAAGAACATCAATCATTTCAATCTGATCAAGCTTCAAGGTGTATGTGAAAACCATGGAGTTTTCTATCTTCTTTTTGAGCATATGGAAAAAGGGTCTCTAAGGGATTGGCTTTGCAATCAAAGCACTGACGAGGTTGGATGCTGGACGAGGAGGATTCAGATTGCTTTGGATGTTGCTAATGGGCTTCACTATCTTCACAGTTTCACCAAACCTGCCTATGTACATGGGGACATCAACAGCAGCAATATTCTGCTAAACGGCGGTTTAAGGGCCAAAATTGCAAACTTCAGCCTTGCAAGAGAAGTGGTGAGTGAAACGAGAAGTGCCACTTTTAGAACTCGGGTTACGGGGACTAGAGGTTATCTGGCACCAGAGTTTGCACAGACAGGTCAGGTTACTTCCAAGATTGATGTCTTTGCTTTTGGGCTTGTGCTATTGGAACTGATCACCGGAAAATATGCCACCATTACGCAAGATAGAAGAGAAATACTGCTATTCAAAACCGTTGTTTCCATCATGGAAAAAGATAACGCAGAAGCTGAGATCCATTCCTTCATTGATCCTAGGCTAAAATGTGAGAGCCGGACAGAGTTGGCCCTGCGGATGGCTCAATTAAGCGTAGCCTGCTTGACAGAAGAACCAACAAAGACACCATGCATGGAGGAAGTAGTGTCAGTTCTGTCCAAAATGCGAGCAGATATATGTAAATAG
- the LOC107905394 gene encoding putative pentatricopeptide repeat-containing protein At1g19290 yields MFRHSRLHRPPLLSHLHHPLKSFHASSPLYWKLRDEYKLTRPEILSRITRLLILGRYNALNDLSFDFSDDLLDSVLQNLKLNPKASLYFFKLASRQQKFRPNLTSYCKIVHILSRARMYDETRAYLSELVASCKNNSSSYLIWNEIVRVYNEFRFSPLVFDMLLKIFAENGLIKDALNVFDNMGKYGRVPSLKSCNSLLSNLVKNRESYTALLVYKQMIRIGIMPDVFTCSIIANAYCKEGRVNRAVEFVKEMENSGFELNVVSYNSLIDGFVSLGDMEGAKKVMKLMIEKGISRNVVTYTMLVKGYCKNCEMEEAEKVIKEMEEELMVVDAYAYGVLLDGYCKVGKIDDALRIQEEMLKMGLKTNLVVCNSLINGYCKVGKTHEAERIFMCMDDWKIKPDSFSYNTLVDGYCRVGHMSKAFKLCDEMLQEGIEPSVLTYNTLLKGLCCAGAFNDALCLWRMMLKKGLTPDEVGCCTLLGVFFKMGDVESALGFWKSILARGFSKNRVVCNTMINGLCKFGKMDDAKEIFGKTMELGCLPDGITYRILSDGYCRIGEIDEAFKFKDKMEREAILPTVGMYNSLISGIFKSRKLSKLGDLLTEMHTRGIAPNLVTYGALISGWCDVGNLNKAFGIFFEMTERGFAPNIKICSKVVSCLYRLGRIDDANILLQKMVGTDPLLAHIGLDSLRANVSCLNIQNIANTIDENAKCFALPNNVVYNIAITGLCKSGKVDDARRFFLALLQQGFNPDNFTYTTLIHGYSASGDVNEAFRLRDEMLKVDLKPNIVTYNALINGLCKSGNLDRARRLFDKLPLKGLAPNAVTYYTLIDGYLKVGKTFEASSLTEKMIEEGISPSLATNSALVSGLREQEEKEKAMKLLAA; encoded by the coding sequence ATGTTCAGGCACTCTCGTCTCCACCGTCCTCCTCTACTTTCTCATCTCCACCACCCACTCAAATCCTTCCACGCGTCCTCTCCTCTCTACTGGAAACTCCGGGACGAATACAAACTCACCCGACCCGAAATCCTCTCCAGGATCACCCGACTCCTCATCCTAGGCCGTTACAACGCCCTCAACGACCTCTCTTTCGACTTCTCCGATGACCTCCTCGATTCCGTCCTCCAAAACCTCAAATTAAACCCAAAAGCCTCCTTGTATTTCTTCAAATTAGCTTCTAGGCAACAAAAGTTCCGGCCCAACCTCACTTCGTATTGCAAAATCGTCCACATCTTGTCCCGAGCTCGCATGTACGATGAAACCAGAGCGTATTTATCCGAACTGGTCGCTTCATGTAAGAACAATAGCTCTTCTtatttaatttggaatgaaatcgTCAGGGTTTATAATGAATTTAGATTTTCACCCTTGGTTTTCGATATGTTACTGAAAATTTTTGCTGAAAACGGATTGATCAAGGATGCTCTGAATGTGTTCGATAATATGGGGAAGTACGGTCGTGTCCCTAGTTTAAAGTCATGTAATTCTTTGCTGAGTAATTTGGTTAAGAATAGAGAAAGTTACACGGCTTTACTCGTTTATAAGCAGATGATTAGGATTGGGATCATGCCAGATGTTTTTACGTGTTCCATTATTGCTAATGCGTATTGTAAGGAAGGGAGAGTAAATAGAGCGGTAGAGTTTGTGAAAGAAATGGAGAATTCAGGTTTCGAGTTGAATGTGGTTAGTTATAATAGTTTGATTGATGGGTTTGTTAGCTTGGGAGATATGGAGGGAGCGAAAAAGGTGATGAAGTTGATGATTGAAAAAGGGATTTCAAGGAATGTCGTAACGTATACAATGTTGGTCAAAGGTTACTGTAAAAATTGTGAGATGGAAGAAGCAGAGAAGGTGATTAAAGAGATGGAAGAGGAGTTGATGGTGGTAGATGCTTATGCTTATGGTGTGCTGTTAGATGGTTACTGTAAAGTTGGTAAAATTGATGATGCTTTAAGGATTCAAGAAGAGATGTTAAAAATGGGACTGAAGACGAATTTGGTTGTTTGCAATTCATTGATCAACGGGTATTGTAAGGTCGGTAAAACTCATGAAGCAGAGAGGATTTTCATGTGTATGGATGATTGGAAAATAAAGCCAGATTCATTTAGTTATAACACTCTTGTTGACGGGTATTGTAGGGTGGGGCATATGAGCAAGGCTTTCAAGCTTTGTGATGAAATGCTTCAAGAAGGAATTGAACCAAGTGTTCTAACTTACAATACCCTTCTCAAGGGTTTATGTTGTGCAGGTGCCTTTAATGATGCCTTGTGCCTTTGGCGTATGATGCTGAAAAAAGGGTTGACCCCTGATGAGGTTGGTTGTTGTACACTGCTTGGGGTGTTTTTCAAGATGGGAGATGTTGAAAGTGCTTTAGGATTTTGGAAAAGTATTTTAGCAAGGGGCTTTTCCAAAAATAGGGTTGTTTGTAATACAATGATTAATGGACTGTGTAAATTTGGGAAAATGGATGATGCAAAAGAGATATTTGGAAAAACGATGGAACTAGGGTGCTTACCAGATGGAATAACATATAGAATCCTGAGTGATGGGTATTGTAGAATTGGAGAAATTGATGAAGCTTTTAAGTTTAAAGATAAGATGGAAAGGGAAGCAATTCTTCCTACAGTTGGAATGTATAATTCTCTTATTAGTGGAATTTTCAAGTCTAGAAAACTGAGTAAATTAGGGGATCTTCTTACTGAAATGCATACCCGGGGAATAGCCCCTAATCTTGTTACATATGGGGCTCTGATTTCCGGTTGGTGTGATGTAGGAAACTTGAATAAAGCTTTTGGCATATTCTTTGAGATGACTGAGAGAGGGTTTGCACCCAACATAAAGATTTGCAGCAAAGTAGTCAGTTGCCTATACAGGCTTGGCAGGATAGATGATGCAAATATACTCCTGCAGAAGATGGTGGGTACTGATCCTCTTTTAGCTCACATTGGTTTGGATAGCCTGAGGGCCAATGTTAGTTGCCTAAACATTCAGAACATTGCTAATACTATTGACGAAAATGCCAAATGTTTTGCTCTGCCCAACAATGTGGTGTATAATATAGCTATTACAGGATTGTGCAAGTCTGGGAAAGTTGATGATGCTAGAAGGTTTTTTTTAGCTTTGCTGCAACAAGGATTCAATCCGGACAATTTCACGTATACCACTTTGATTCATGGGTATTCGGCCTCAGGTGATGTTAATGAAGCATTCAGGTTACGGGATGAGATGCTGAAAGTGGATCTTAAACCAAACATTGTTACTTACAATGCTCTAATTAATGGACTGTGTAAATCAGGAAATCTAGATCGAGCAAGGAGACTTTTCGATAAGCTCCCATTGAAGGGGCTAGCTCCTAATGCTGTTACCTATTATACATTGATTGATGGATATCTTAAAGTAggtaaaacttttgaagcctctagTTTGACAGAAAAAATGATAGAAGAAGGGATTTCCCCATCTTTAGCCACCAATTCTGCATTGGTGAGTGGCCTACGTGAGCAAGAAGAGAAAGAGAAGGCTATGAAACTTTTGGCTGCTTAG
- the LOC107905393 gene encoding protein DA1 isoform X1: protein MPGGNLIDYEQITFCIMNWIKKVFKGCAHKSSEGHYHGHYAEDRQFYAPSGSGDAWREHENEEIDRAIALSLLEESQKGRRVKDDKSQLEDDEQLARAIQESLNFEPPPQYENVNTYQPMPVHFPTGYSRICAGCNTEIGCGRFLNCLSAFWHPECFRCHACNLPISDYEFSMSGNYRFHKSCYKEQYHPKCDVCNHFISTNPAGLIEYRAHPFWMQKYCPSHEHDGTPRCCSCERMEPHDTGYVALNDGRKLCLECLDSAVMDTKQCQPLYLDIQEFYESLDMKVEQQVPLLLVERQALNDAREGEKNGHYHMPETRGLCLSEEQTVSTIRRRPRLGTGNRSMDMITEPYKLTRRCDVTAILILYGLPRLLTGSILAHEMMHAWMRLQGFRTLSQDVEEGICQVLAHMWLLTQFDSASDSNGAWTSSSSSSSRLKKGKRSQLERKLGEFFKHQIESDASPVYGDGFRAGHQAVYKYGLRNTLEHIRMTGRFPH, encoded by the exons ATGCCAG GTGGAAATCTTATTGATTATGAGCAGATAACATTCTGCATTATGAATTGGATTAAAAAAGTTTTTAAGGGGTGTGCCCATAAATCTTCAGAGGGACATTATCATGGACATTATGCCGAGGATCGTCAATTTTATGCACCTTCAGGCTCAGGG GATGCTTGGAGGGAGCATGAGAATGAAGAGATAGATCGTGCTATTGCCCTATCTCTTCTCGAGGAAAGTCAGAAGGGGAGAAGGGTAAAAG ATGATAAATCTCAACTAGAGGATGATGAGCAACTTGCAAGAGCTATACAAGAAAGTTTGAACTTTGAACCTCCTCCACAATACGAAAATGTAAATACTTATCAACCTATGCCAGTCCATTTTCCAACGGGATACAG taggaTTTGTGCGGGTTGCAATACCGAGATTGGTTGCGGAAGATTTCTAAATTGCCTCAGTGCATTTTGGCATCCAGAATGTTTCCGTTGCCATGCTTGCAATCTCCCAATTTCTGATTATGAG TTCTCTATGTCTGGTAATTACCGTTTTCATAAATCTTGCTACAAGGAGCAGTACCATCCAAAATGCGATGTCTGCAACCACTTT ATTTCAACAAACCCTGCTGGTCTTATTGAATATAGGGCACATCCTTTTTGGATGCAAAAGTACTGCCCTTCTCATGAGCATGACGGTACTCCACGATGCTGCAGCTGTGAACGAATGGAG CCACACGACACGGGATATGTTGCCCTTAATGATGGGCGGAAGCTCTGCCTAGAGTGTCTGGACTCTGCAGTTATGGATACTAAGCAATGCCAACCCCTTTATCTGGATatacaagaattttatgaaaGCTTAGATATGAAAGTGGAGCAGCAAGTTCCCTTACTCCTGGTTGAAAGGCAAGCTTTGAATGATGCCAGAGAGGGAGAAAAGAAT GGCCATTATCATATGCCAGAGACTAGAGGACTCTGCCTTTCCGAGGAACAAACTGTCAGCACT ATCCGAAGGCGACCAAGATTGGGGACAGGAAATCGTTCTATGGACATGATAACAGAGCCGTACAAATTAACTCGTCGATGTGATGTGACTGCAATTCTCATTCTTTATGGCCTGCCAAG GTTATTGACTGGGTCAATCTTAGCCCATGAGATGATGCATGCATGGATGCGACTTCAAG GTTTCCGGACTCTTAGTCAGGATGTCGAGGAGGGTATTTGTCAGGTATTGGCACACATGTGGTTACTTACCCAGTTCGACTCTGCTTCAGACAGCAACGGTGCATGGACTTCGTCATCGTCTTCAAGCAGTAGATTAAAAAAGGGCAAAAGATCTCAACTCGAGAGGAAGCTTGGGGAGTTCTTTAAGCACCAAATCGAATCAGATGCTTCCCCTGTATATGGAGATGGTTTCAGAGCAGGCCATCAGGCAGTTTATAAATATGGTCTTAGAAATACCCTTGAACATATTCGGATGACAGGGAGGTTCCCTCATTGA